gtgtaacatatgctgatgtctggaaaaatgtatatactatgcttatcaaactgcccagtaagcacttctcttactatttaaacccttatattaacgctactctcacttcggatagagaatcttctcttttcagatggcagtgactttgagatgactcagaaggtatcatagtgctggaaagaagtgactggagtactgagtaacatcttgatcacaccttccaaggctcagggtctaatgcggaagaggtggcggaaagaatgtaagagccagaggaagggtaggactccatacaacgtgctccatccagacataaaatggcctggatatcctcatagtgcctgacactacctacacaagaccatcggaagaggaggaaaagaccatgacatcaaaataaaagagagactgattgagatggggagggtatatgatggagaatggaatttcaaaagggaaagttggggggaggagagtattaccatgggatactttttataatcatggaaaatattaataaaaattgagaaaaaaaaaaagaattacctttgattcctttgttgtTGTGGCTTTTTGAAGCacagtctcactcaagcccagactgacctggaactcagtctgtagtttagcctggcctcaaacttacagtgatcctccttcctcagcctccagagtgctgagattgtagACGTGAGCCTCCACACTCCTTTTGTGAATTGCCTTTTATTTGTGGCCTAATGTGCAGCAGGTGTGGTGTGTTGTGTCTGTGGTGTCTGCACGTGCACCCCCAGGGGGTCCCCAGGAGAACATGGAAGGTCCCTCTTCATTGCCCAGGTGCTTGTTTTCTTGAGAGGGAATCTCTTCATGGTTTCTGGAATTTAGGTGGGTTCATGAgtctcagtgattctctggttgTTGCTCCATGAAGGACTAGGGTGACAGACGTGCATGGCCACAGTCAGCTTATGTACATGGGTGAAAAGAAAACTCTGGTCTCATCCCCTGACCCTCACACTTGCTCAGGAAGCATTCTTAACCatggagccttctctccagccacaagAATCACTTTTTTATAGAGAGGGGGTGTGACATGAATTTCATTTTGTGAGTtctaaatatatttcataaatagAGAACATTCTAGAAACCTGAAGGAATTGATGTCCTCACCTCAATGAGACAGAAAATTATAATCAAAATGGTCACTACAGCGGTCACAGATATTGCCAAGATGAGCTTGTTCTTATAGCCATGTCCAGGGACTTCTTTTATgatctaaaaataaatagaattttttgttAAACAATTGAGTTCCTATGAAGGATGAAAGCTAATTACTCAAAACCCATTCTGGAGTTGGGCATGGCAGCTGAGGAGTATAATCTAGAACTTGAGAGACTGAAGCATGAGGATTGGCATCAgttggaggccagcatgggccaTAAGGTGAGTTTCAGGACAtcccaggctacatagtgagaccctgactcaggaaTAAAGAAGGAGAAGGACTGGTGATGGAGTTCTGTGGGAGAGCCCTTGCATAGGGTGTGCAAGGGTTCAGGTTCAGGACCCAGCGttgcaaatgaacaacaaaacaTGCAAACGCACAAAAAGCAACCAACCCCAGCAGCTAAACCCTATAAACATCTCTTCCATGTGAGTAGCtgttaggggtgtgtgtgtgtgtgtgtgtgtgtgtttccgatATGTTGGGTGTCTTGCTCAGTTATTCTCcaccttttgaggcagggtctatctatcactatttttattatgtattcatttatttttgaggaagccTCTCAAGCTAGGTcagactgatctagaactcactcggtagcccaggttggtgtggactcactgtgatcctcttaccgaatgctgggatgacaggtgtgagccactgtgtctagcctgagacagggtctttctttaAACCTCGGGCTCATCAGTTCAGCgatactagctagccagcaagccccagggaccctccctGCCACCGGCTCCCCAGTACTTGGATTTTCAGGTGCATGCCATCTTACCCAGCTGTTATACAGGTGCAGAAACCTGATGCCACAACCTTAGGGTGGCACAGTAAGCATCTTACCAACTAAGCAATCTCCACAGCCTCACTTGGAGGTTCTTAATACACCATATCTAATGTGTTTCCTgctttttattaaataaacattttatagttTATTGGAGTTTTAAATCTGGAAATCTAGAAACAAACTGAGGTAACACTGTCTTGGACAGAGGTCTATGGGCAACTCAGTATTTGGCCTGGGAGCCCCTGAGCTTCTTGCTTCAATGACAAAGCGTCAGTGATGGGAGAGTTGGAGCCTCATGTCAGGCCACTGTCCTCACCTCACTTGATTGACGCTCCTTCGGTCCACTCTGGGCCTCTGTGCTCTCACTGAGGTAGTTCTCAGTTTTCCACTGCTCCGTATCCCAGTCGACCTTGGACATGGTAAATTCTTGCTCCTCACTGAGAAGCTTCATCAGGAGGCCTGTTCCGGACATGAGCCTGGCACAGGGCTGCTGCACGCGGGTCTCGGAGCAGTCCATCTTCATAATCCTGACAACGTGAGCGAGCAGCTTCCTCACGTTCTTGTTGGGGATGAGGGGCTGCATCTGCTCGTACAGCTCACTTTCAAACCGATCGCCTGCGGACCACTGCGGGAGGTCCTGGCTTGTGGCGGGTGCAGCGGTGGTCATGCTGGGGTGTTCCCACTGCGCCTCACCAGTTTGTTTATCGGGTGGAGTAATCTTAAGTGTATTCAGCGGGGCCTCTCCATAAGGATTCTCAAAGTTTGTATTTTCTGGTTCAGTTTCTTCTGGTACAGCAGTGGTTGAAACAGTTCCTTCAAAAGTACTTGCTGCAGTCTGATTTTCCACAGAGGCGCTTTCTGTGGAAGGATCTGCAAGAGTATATATTTCTGGAAAAGGGTTTGCCAGAGAACTCAGGTCTCCTGAAGATGACAAAGCCCCTCGGGGTAGGGAATTTATGAGGCTCCTTACTGCAGGCGCCGGAGGCCTCTCTGCAACTATCTGatgtgactttttctttcttaagtctTGATGCTTTTTTGCAGATTGTAAGACTGGTTTAGCATTCACCATACCTCTAACCATAGCACTTGCATCTTCCAAAACGAAAATGGTATCAGTtaagtctttctttttgttaatgaAATCAGGTAGCAATTTTTCAGGGGTGGGTTTGGAATCCAGGCTGAGCCAGTACtgtgctggggaggaagagagtgCCGCCTCGTATTCCGTTGTCAACGAGGGCTCAGCTAGGAAGGAGCTGTCCACGGACTTCGAGGGCTCCTGCCCCGGCTCCCGCCGCCCCGGCTCCATGGAGGCTGGACCCCAGAGCTGCCCCTGGTCGCCCTCAGCGCTCTCCTCGGGTGGCTGGGCCCTCGGTGTCCCCCAGCGGCTCTTTCTCCTCGCTGTCTTGGGGTGCCTTGCCTGTGTGCTTCCGGGCGTCTCGTGGACTCTCTGTCCCCTCTGGCGTCCTTTCTCCTGGTTCTCAATTTCTCCTAGGCTGTTTGCTTCTTCCTGGGAGGCGGCCAATTCCCTAGCAAAGGTTTGCCTTTTAAATTTGGGGCCTAAAAGCCGAgtctggtgcatgcttttaacttCATCAATTTTTTCCTGGATATCTGCATCTATCAACTTCTCCAGCAAATACAGCTTATTCAAGTTATTTTCATAAGCAAATTTTTTAGAATTGGACTTAAGGGAAGTTTTCATATCCCCTTTTACAGAATCTgggatattatttaatttttcagcaTCTGAAAACAGTAGTTTGATGAATGGCAACAACACAGATGCAACATCTTCCAGATTTCCCTCAGTGAAATACCGCAAAATGTAGTTCAGTGAGTTAATAATATCACTTTCGTCTTCAAAATTTAGGTTTTCATTACTAAGGCCTAAAAAGTTGCTACCATTTTGGTCAAAATAATCCCAGCGTGCTTCAATCGTCAGCTCGGTGCTGGTCCTCTCCCTCCGGGCCTGCAGCGCCTTCATGAACGCTCCTTCCGGGTCGCCTATGGACGCTCCTTCAACTGTCGAGAAGAAGAGACTGCTTTTAGAAACgatgtctgggggctggagagatggcttagtgctaaacccttgcctgtgaagcctaagaaccctggcttgattccccaggacccatgttagccagatgcacaagggggcacacacatctggagttcctgtgcacaCCTGCTATGCAGAGAACCCTCCATCCACACCCAGACACGGGCACACAAGGCTCCCTCCCTTTATGTCTTCAGTGAGCCCTGCCCTCTTGTTAGTAAGACCACAGGTGACCATGATGGACAGTCTTCTTAGGAGAAAAAATCcaggcctgggctagggcaaaaccctacctctaaaacaacaaaagaaacaacaacaacaacaacaaaagtccaaAACACTTGATTGAAAAATAAGCACTATTGTGCTTACAAAGGTAGAAAAGTGCTATTATTTGCCCCAAATCTCTGGTATTCAAGCTATCTGTGTATGGAATGGTCACATTTTAGAATGAGGTTAGTGCTaataatccatatatatatatgacactttGTTTGAGGTACTGAGAATGGAGCCTGGGCCTCATGTACGCTAAGTATAggtcctaccactgagctacatccacagcactgtgtatttttttaagttttgaaactTGACCTGACTAAggtgcccaggatggccttgaactttgatcctcttgcctcagcctctagcagctgggattataagcatcacccgccacactcagctttaaaacaaaacaacaaaaacaaaaacaccctgtAAAGCACCTGAGTGCTGT
This is a stretch of genomic DNA from Jaculus jaculus isolate mJacJac1 chromosome 9, mJacJac1.mat.Y.cur, whole genome shotgun sequence. It encodes these proteins:
- the LOC123463555 gene encoding leucine-rich repeat-containing protein 37A3-like, with the translated sequence MFLLRYRSPGLLLSWQLLWLLAQATPVQEWAGKPVLLTPKPWGLTKLSSDLPPKSLHGAALSSDPKDFDYLGSSSPFQMTTLPPETDQLPVPHQDLRDKDQTVTTGGYICKLCWCQKEILSCVGLSPRQKLHQVPVLEPNSYKGTFTTLYFPGNKISDIDNRVWKDYPWTEKLILSDNRLTELYKDSFEGLLSLEYLDLHCNKIRYIERGTFDSLPFLKSINLACNMITELSFGAFQAWHGMQFLTKIILNRNPLIVVEDPYLFKLPALKYLDMGKTHVQLKTVEKILLMSLELGKLILPSHLSCCLCQFKSSIEVMCKTVKLRCESGCLTNTTRCLEGASIGDPEGAFMKALQARRERTSTELTIEARWDYFDQNGSNFLGLSNENLNFEDESDIINSLNYILRYFTEGNLEDVASVLLPFIKLLFSDAEKLNNIPDSVKGDMKTSLKSNSKKFAYENNLNKLYLLEKLIDADIQEKIDEVKSMHQTRLLGPKFKRQTFARELAASQEEANSLGEIENQEKGRQRGQRVHETPGSTQARHPKTARRKSRWGTPRAQPPEESAEGDQGQLWGPASMEPGRREPGQEPSKSVDSSFLAEPSLTTEYEAALSSSPAQYWLSLDSKPTPEKLLPDFINKKKDLTDTIFVLEDASAMVRGMVNAKPVLQSAKKHQDLRKKKSHQIVAERPPAPAVRSLINSLPRGALSSSGDLSSLANPFPEIYTLADPSTESASVENQTAASTFEGTVSTTAVPEETEPENTNFENPYGEAPLNTLKITPPDKQTGEAQWEHPSMTTAAPATSQDLPQWSAGDRFESELYEQMQPLIPNKNVRKLLAHVVRIMKMDCSETRVQQPCARLMSGTGLLMKLLSEEQEFTMSKVDWDTEQWKTENYLSESTEAQSGPKERQSSEIIKEVPGHGYKNKLILAISVTAVVTILIIIFCLIEICSFYSQKGEREREREREREREEGPYWIKWPLWLKDMHKPLHATRKKNMVKSLRDKDSSEEDEIFVTNTGELTEVTVDTPEGPSSPNESKEVVSD